In Lentibacillus amyloliquefaciens, one DNA window encodes the following:
- the guaA gene encoding glutamine-hydrolyzing GMP synthase, whose protein sequence is MEQSEMILVLDFGSQYNQLITRRIREHGVYSELHSHQITVSEVKDMNPKGIILSGGPHSVYDDNSFRCDPAIFELGIPVFGICYGMQLMALHFDGEVSKTSNREYGKAEINLNQNPELLDGTPAKQTVWMSHGDKVIKSPENFRTDATSPSTPIAAMSNAERGLYGVQFHPEVRHSEYGHEVLRSFVYDVCGCEGDWTIANFIEMEVTNIRQQVGDRKVLCALSGGVDSSVVAALIHKAIGNQLTCIFVDHGLLRKNEAEEVTATFQDDFDMNFIKIDAADRFLSKLKGVDDPEQKRKIIGNEFIYVFDDEADKLKDIDFLAQGTLYTDVIESGTETAQTIKSHHNVGGLPDDMQFELIEPLNTLFKDEVRELGLQLGLPENIVWRQPFPGPGLAIRVLGEVTEEKLKIVRESDAILREEIAAAGLERDIWQYFTVLPDIRSVGVMGDARTYDYTIGIRAVTSVDGMTSDWARIPWDVLEKISTRLVNDVEHINRVVYDVTSKPPATIEWE, encoded by the coding sequence ATGGAACAAAGCGAAATGATTTTAGTTCTGGATTTTGGCAGCCAGTATAACCAGCTGATTACAAGACGTATCAGGGAACATGGTGTTTACAGTGAATTGCACTCACACCAGATAACAGTCAGCGAAGTAAAGGACATGAATCCAAAAGGAATTATTCTGTCAGGCGGACCGCACAGTGTCTATGATGACAATAGTTTTCGCTGTGATCCAGCAATTTTTGAATTGGGAATTCCGGTATTTGGCATATGTTATGGTATGCAGTTGATGGCTCTGCATTTTGATGGTGAGGTTTCCAAAACATCGAATCGTGAGTATGGCAAAGCGGAAATTAATTTAAACCAGAATCCGGAATTGTTAGACGGCACCCCGGCTAAGCAAACAGTTTGGATGAGCCATGGGGATAAGGTTATCAAGTCTCCTGAAAATTTCCGGACAGATGCAACGAGTCCTTCAACGCCAATTGCCGCTATGAGTAATGCAGAGCGCGGGTTGTACGGTGTGCAGTTTCACCCTGAAGTGCGTCACTCAGAATATGGCCACGAGGTGCTAAGGAGCTTTGTTTACGATGTGTGTGGCTGCGAAGGTGATTGGACGATTGCGAATTTCATCGAGATGGAAGTTACCAATATCCGTCAGCAGGTTGGCGACCGGAAAGTGCTATGTGCTTTAAGCGGCGGTGTTGATTCATCTGTTGTCGCAGCACTTATCCATAAAGCAATTGGAAATCAGCTGACATGTATATTCGTTGATCATGGCCTACTCAGGAAAAATGAAGCGGAAGAAGTGACCGCAACGTTCCAGGATGATTTTGATATGAATTTTATCAAAATCGATGCAGCTGATCGGTTTTTGTCAAAATTAAAAGGCGTCGATGATCCGGAACAGAAACGGAAAATTATCGGCAACGAATTCATATATGTTTTTGATGATGAAGCGGACAAACTAAAAGATATTGATTTTTTGGCACAGGGAACCCTTTACACAGATGTTATCGAAAGCGGAACGGAAACTGCCCAGACGATCAAGTCACACCATAATGTCGGCGGACTGCCGGATGATATGCAATTTGAACTGATTGAACCGCTGAACACATTGTTTAAAGATGAAGTAAGAGAGCTCGGCTTGCAGCTTGGTCTGCCGGAAAACATCGTGTGGCGGCAACCGTTCCCAGGTCCGGGACTTGCTATTCGGGTCCTGGGTGAAGTGACTGAGGAAAAACTTAAAATTGTCCGTGAATCGGATGCGATCCTGCGTGAGGAAATTGCGGCTGCGGGTCTGGAACGGGACATTTGGCAATACTTTACCGTTCTTCCGGATATCCGCAGTGTCGGTGTCATGGGAGATGCACGCACATATGACTACACGATTGGAATAAGAGCAGTGACGTCCGTTGATGGGATGACATCAGACTGGGCGCGCATTCCATGGGATGTTCTGGAAAAAATATCAACGCGTCTCGTGAATGATGTTGAGCATATTAACCGTGTTGTTTATGATGTGACGAGCAAACCGCCGGCAACAATCGAGTGGGAATAA
- a CDS encoding DUF4129 domain-containing transglutaminase family protein, whose amino-acid sequence MNAKTPFFYTSLLYICAFILFMEWLYPVNQIGEVTNMTVFILYTLFCFFISLLGVKWWLSMPLKGLGLIFILDSLFMTPTIFSITWVKQFLAEVGFNLNALFSQQWYELTPLFRSMLFLVLIWMLSYLLYYWFIVMKRVFVFALLTFIYVSLLDTFTPYEADGAIVRTFIVSFAALGLSNFSKEISKESISISWAKKAPMWAIPLISVVLFSTLIGYAAPKFGPQWPDPVPFIQSAAENAGGPGVGGGVQKVGYGEDDSRLGGSFVQDYTPVFQAAAKEEHYWRVETKDIYTGKGWEKSSDPRFEPQYGGNISLDTFANDVVETERLQTMLDFQEDSQMEKLVYPYGVNQVEADQRERLDLQLDPQFGEIRAQRDGNSMPLDQYTIHYDMPSFAIDELRETSPDDDPQELKEHFTQLPDSLPDRVSELAEEITQDEDNRYDIARSIESYFGRNGFTYQISNVPVPEEDQDYVDQFLFESKAGYCDNYSTSMVVMLRSLDIPARWAKGFTGGEVVENGETSDDYDVYEVTNANAHSWVEVYFPGQGWVPFEPTQGFSNLTDFHMNMDETGEESALESEEEESAQGQQEEMPEEEETAPAAAQNDSNSGGFEINWWYVLIAIPAAGFLVWLIYRTRFRWRTVYLSRKLQRRQDAKTFQEAYHWLLVLLKHKGYGKDPGQTLREYAQQIDFHYETYAMNQLTHQYERILYKNEINEQGIHQLSDSWKNLMKEIMT is encoded by the coding sequence ATGAATGCCAAAACCCCATTTTTCTACACCTCACTTTTATATATTTGTGCGTTTATTTTATTTATGGAGTGGCTTTACCCGGTCAATCAGATCGGTGAAGTGACGAACATGACTGTGTTTATTTTATATACACTGTTTTGCTTTTTTATTTCACTGCTCGGTGTTAAATGGTGGCTGTCGATGCCGCTGAAAGGCTTGGGTCTCATATTTATTCTTGACAGCCTGTTTATGACACCGACAATATTCAGCATAACTTGGGTGAAGCAGTTTCTGGCGGAAGTCGGCTTTAATCTTAATGCGCTCTTTTCTCAGCAATGGTATGAACTGACGCCATTATTCCGAAGCATGTTATTTTTAGTGCTGATTTGGATGCTGAGCTATTTATTGTATTATTGGTTTATTGTCATGAAGCGTGTCTTTGTTTTTGCACTTTTGACATTCATTTATGTAAGTCTCTTAGATACATTCACACCATACGAAGCTGATGGCGCCATTGTCCGGACGTTTATCGTGTCGTTTGCGGCCTTGGGTTTGTCAAACTTTTCCAAGGAAATCAGCAAAGAATCAATCAGCATTTCCTGGGCGAAAAAAGCGCCTATGTGGGCGATTCCGCTTATATCTGTTGTGTTATTCTCGACATTGATCGGTTATGCGGCACCTAAGTTTGGACCACAGTGGCCTGACCCGGTTCCGTTTATTCAAAGTGCAGCTGAAAATGCCGGCGGCCCCGGTGTCGGCGGAGGCGTACAAAAAGTCGGCTACGGGGAGGATGACAGCAGATTGGGCGGCTCGTTTGTCCAGGACTATACGCCGGTTTTTCAAGCCGCTGCGAAAGAAGAGCATTACTGGCGCGTTGAAACGAAAGATATCTATACCGGTAAAGGCTGGGAAAAATCGAGCGATCCCCGGTTTGAGCCGCAGTACGGTGGCAATATTTCGCTTGACACATTTGCAAATGATGTTGTTGAAACGGAAAGATTGCAGACCATGCTGGATTTTCAGGAAGACAGTCAAATGGAAAAACTGGTTTATCCATATGGCGTCAATCAGGTGGAAGCTGACCAGAGGGAAAGGTTAGATTTGCAGTTGGATCCGCAGTTCGGGGAAATCCGGGCACAGAGGGACGGTAATAGTATGCCGCTTGATCAATATACCATTCATTATGACATGCCTTCGTTTGCAATTGATGAGCTGCGTGAAACGAGCCCTGATGATGACCCGCAAGAATTGAAAGAACATTTCACCCAGCTTCCGGATTCACTGCCGGATCGCGTTTCTGAGTTGGCGGAAGAAATCACACAAGATGAGGACAACCGCTATGATATAGCACGTTCCATTGAATCATATTTTGGCAGAAACGGATTTACGTACCAGATCAGCAATGTCCCTGTTCCTGAAGAGGATCAGGATTATGTGGATCAGTTTCTGTTTGAATCAAAAGCAGGCTACTGTGATAACTACTCAACTTCAATGGTTGTTATGCTGCGTTCCCTTGATATCCCGGCACGATGGGCAAAAGGATTCACGGGCGGAGAGGTCGTTGAAAACGGTGAAACATCAGATGATTACGATGTTTATGAAGTGACAAATGCCAACGCCCATTCATGGGTGGAAGTGTATTTTCCGGGCCAAGGCTGGGTTCCGTTTGAGCCGACACAAGGTTTTTCCAATCTGACAGATTTTCATATGAACATGGATGAAACGGGTGAGGAAAGCGCGCTGGAATCTGAAGAAGAGGAGTCAGCGCAGGGGCAGCAGGAAGAGATGCCTGAGGAAGAAGAGACCGCCCCGGCAGCAGCGCAAAATGACAGTAACTCGGGCGGTTTTGAAATAAATTGGTGGTATGTACTGATTGCCATTCCGGCGGCTGGTTTTCTAGTATGGCTGATTTACCGAACAAGATTCCGGTGGCGAACGGTTTATTTGTCCCGTAAATTGCAGCGGAGGCAAGATGCGAAGACGTTTCAGGAAGCCTATCATTGGTTATTAGTGCTGCTTAAGCATAAGGGATATGGCAAAGACCCGGGCCAGACATTACGGGAGTACGCCCAACAGATAGACTTCCATTATGAGACATATGCAATGAATCAATTAACACATCAATATGAACGCATTTTGTATAAAAACGAAATAAACGAACAGGGCATACACCAATTAAGCGATTCCTGGAAAAATTTAATGAAGGAAATAATGACTTGA
- a CDS encoding DUF58 domain-containing protein codes for MNGSIRFIGKLSFVVFMLLLLFSFAMFQGGFVSWFLFYGALPILLYHIGLLLYPIKKWRITRRLSRHVTRAGDNLQVNLRIKRTFPYPLYYCVCEEILPDTLQKTDNASERYRYLSQPEKMNAARRIKKIIFPGFRRIIEIPYDIEGIPRGEHKLYAIRVRTGDVFGMVTKEHVFQVEDQIAAFPNERSVSIAERFSSYDQGAASSSAMNLKNTNVATGIREYTPGDKFSWIDWKQTAKKNTVITKEFEQEKSTDTLVVLDASFHQDINELAFESGVELTMSLLESIQRQTSQASFLSIGRDTIHFPLNHDPAKKDWIRRHLTKVQPGGNIPFAVKLREEIMQITAGANMILITTRLDHEFSRTVRHLRQRTKKLVVIFIQAFSLISAEEQALIRQLRGEGSVVNVLSEDELSRKIIEVNIV; via the coding sequence ATGAATGGCAGCATTCGATTCATCGGTAAACTGAGTTTTGTCGTGTTTATGCTGCTTCTGCTATTTTCATTTGCGATGTTTCAGGGCGGATTTGTCAGCTGGTTTCTTTTTTACGGTGCCCTGCCGATTCTTTTGTACCATATAGGGTTGCTCTTGTATCCGATTAAAAAATGGCGCATCACACGTAGACTTTCCCGCCATGTCACCAGGGCCGGAGACAACCTACAGGTGAATCTTCGCATTAAACGAACCTTTCCATATCCATTATACTATTGTGTCTGTGAGGAGATACTTCCTGACACATTACAGAAAACCGATAATGCCAGTGAACGATACCGCTATTTGAGCCAGCCTGAAAAAATGAACGCTGCCCGCCGGATTAAAAAAATTATCTTTCCGGGGTTCCGCCGTATTATTGAAATACCGTACGATATTGAGGGCATCCCGAGGGGGGAACATAAGCTTTATGCAATACGGGTCCGGACCGGCGACGTTTTTGGAATGGTGACCAAAGAGCATGTTTTTCAGGTTGAAGATCAAATCGCCGCATTTCCAAACGAGCGTTCTGTTTCAATTGCAGAGCGGTTTAGCAGCTATGATCAGGGTGCAGCTTCCTCAAGTGCGATGAATTTAAAAAACACCAATGTGGCCACTGGCATCAGGGAGTATACACCGGGGGATAAGTTTTCGTGGATTGATTGGAAGCAGACTGCCAAGAAGAATACGGTGATCACGAAAGAATTCGAACAGGAAAAAAGCACGGACACATTAGTGGTATTGGACGCAAGTTTCCATCAAGACATTAATGAGCTGGCATTTGAGAGTGGTGTTGAACTGACGATGTCGCTTTTGGAATCGATTCAAAGGCAAACCTCACAGGCAAGTTTTCTGTCAATCGGGAGGGATACCATTCATTTTCCGCTCAATCATGATCCTGCCAAAAAGGATTGGATCAGAAGGCATTTGACGAAGGTACAGCCGGGCGGGAATATTCCCTTTGCCGTCAAATTACGGGAAGAAATTATGCAGATCACTGCAGGTGCCAATATGATCCTTATAACGACCCGGTTGGATCATGAATTCTCCAGGACGGTCAGACACCTCAGACAGAGGACGAAAAAATTAGTCGTTATTTTCATCCAGGCGTTTTCGTTAATCTCGGCGGAAGAACAAGCGCTGATCCGGCAGCTCCGGGGTGAAGGTTCGGTCGTCAATGTGCTGTCCGAAGATGAATTGTCCCGGAAAATAATTGAGGTGAACATTGTATGA
- a CDS encoding AAA family ATPase: MMQDTVINNEKIERVLDNINKVMIGKEEEAMLSLVALLAQGHVLLEDVPGVGKTMLVRTLAKSLDCDFRRIQFTPDLLPADVTGVSIYNPKEMEFEFRSGPILGNIVLADEINRTSPKTQSALLEGMEEKNVTVDGNTIPLKEPFFVMATQNPIEYEGTYPLPEAQLDRFILKMKMGYPTAEQEMKMLERTSKSHPIDSISAVMDREELKAVQEEIKDVYIDWNVQRYIINLVTATREDSAVYLGVSPRGSIALMKVAKAYAYIQGRDFVLPDDVKYLAPYTLAHRLILNAEAKYEGLTPDSIVENIIQHTHIPIRREFNS; the protein is encoded by the coding sequence ATGATGCAGGACACTGTCATAAATAATGAAAAGATCGAACGGGTTTTAGATAATATAAATAAAGTCATGATCGGCAAAGAGGAAGAAGCGATGCTGAGCCTTGTGGCATTATTGGCTCAAGGGCATGTCTTGCTTGAAGATGTGCCCGGTGTCGGCAAGACGATGCTTGTGAGAACACTGGCTAAATCACTGGATTGTGATTTCAGAAGAATCCAATTTACGCCGGATTTATTGCCGGCTGATGTAACAGGCGTATCGATTTACAATCCAAAAGAGATGGAATTCGAATTCCGCTCAGGTCCGATTCTCGGTAATATTGTACTCGCGGATGAGATTAACCGGACATCCCCAAAAACACAATCCGCTTTGCTCGAAGGAATGGAAGAAAAAAATGTCACGGTGGACGGCAATACCATCCCCCTGAAAGAACCATTCTTTGTCATGGCCACACAAAATCCAATCGAGTATGAAGGCACCTATCCGCTGCCGGAAGCACAACTTGACCGTTTTATTTTAAAAATGAAAATGGGTTACCCGACAGCTGAACAGGAGATGAAAATGCTTGAGAGGACATCGAAAAGCCACCCGATTGACAGTATTTCGGCTGTAATGGACCGGGAGGAATTAAAAGCAGTTCAGGAAGAAATCAAAGATGTGTATATCGATTGGAATGTCCAGCGATATATTATCAATCTAGTAACTGCCACCAGGGAAGATAGCGCCGTTTATCTTGGGGTAAGTCCGCGTGGTTCGATTGCCCTGATGAAGGTAGCAAAAGCTTATGCTTATATTCAAGGCCGTGATTTTGTGTTGCCTGATGACGTTAAGTATTTGGCGCCTTACACATTGGCGCACCGCCTTATATTAAATGCTGAAGCAAAATATGAAGGGTTAACACCTGATTCAATTGTTGAAAATATTATTCAACATACACATATTCCGATTCGAAGGGAATTTAATTCATGA
- a CDS encoding amidase family protein, producing the protein MDLQTYMKLDAIDIAELIRMNEMTSADFLELAFRRLNEVNSDLNAVVHDRKSRAVIEAKRNHGSQMFSGVPMLLKNLSQAVAGEYITSSSKLMKNMISEHDSNFVSRLRDAGFVFMGHTNTPEFGLKNITEPKIYGPTRNPWNINHSAGGSSGGSASAIASGVVPAAGASDGGGSIRIPASFTGLFGLKPTRGRTPVGPGSGRQWQGASIGFVLSRSVRDSAALLDVLQVVQPEAAFQTPLFPGEYKNLADVGFEKPIRIAYSTKSPVGTSVSSDAHEAVLKTVRWLEKEGYNVEEKENDVDGVQLMQDYYMMNSGEISALTSQLERSLGRALTPDDVELETWLLHKAGTSVLASDFSRSLASWDEATAKMEALHRTYDFFITPAAAYTAPEVGELTYSEDEQTGWRANMDKADKAEQQNIIWDLFLPSLTYTPFTQLANLTGQPAMSVPVHLSKDGLPMGVQVMASKGKEDMLLKLAYQMEQSDIWHGMTGNPMYKRWNSSL; encoded by the coding sequence ATGGATCTGCAAACCTATATGAAATTGGATGCAATCGATATTGCTGAACTTATCCGGATGAATGAAATGACGTCAGCTGATTTCCTTGAGCTTGCGTTCCGGCGGCTGAATGAAGTCAACTCCGATTTGAATGCTGTGGTTCATGACCGTAAGAGCCGTGCCGTGATTGAGGCTAAGAGAAATCATGGCAGCCAGATGTTTTCCGGCGTTCCGATGCTCTTGAAAAATCTTTCGCAGGCAGTGGCCGGTGAATACATCACATCGTCATCCAAATTAATGAAAAATATGATCAGTGAACATGATTCGAATTTCGTTTCCAGGCTTCGTGATGCCGGATTTGTATTTATGGGTCATACGAATACACCGGAATTTGGTTTGAAGAATATTACAGAACCTAAAATTTACGGTCCAACACGCAATCCGTGGAATATAAACCATTCTGCAGGCGGTTCAAGCGGTGGATCAGCCTCAGCAATTGCCTCAGGCGTTGTGCCGGCAGCAGGTGCAAGTGATGGCGGCGGTTCGATTCGGATACCGGCATCATTCACCGGCTTGTTCGGACTGAAACCAACACGCGGTCGAACGCCGGTGGGGCCTGGATCGGGACGGCAATGGCAAGGTGCTTCCATCGGTTTTGTGTTGAGCCGGAGCGTCCGTGACAGTGCAGCATTGCTTGATGTTCTGCAGGTTGTCCAGCCGGAAGCGGCTTTTCAGACACCGCTATTTCCGGGTGAATATAAAAATTTAGCTGATGTTGGCTTTGAGAAACCGATTAGAATTGCCTACTCAACAAAATCGCCGGTCGGCACCTCTGTTTCAAGTGATGCGCATGAAGCGGTTCTTAAAACAGTGCGCTGGCTGGAAAAAGAGGGCTATAACGTTGAGGAAAAAGAGAATGATGTTGATGGCGTTCAGTTAATGCAAGATTACTACATGATGAACAGCGGAGAAATTTCGGCACTTACCTCCCAATTAGAACGGTCACTGGGCAGAGCTTTAACGCCCGATGATGTTGAACTGGAAACGTGGTTGCTGCATAAAGCGGGTACGTCAGTATTGGCCTCTGATTTTTCAAGGAGCCTGGCCTCGTGGGATGAAGCGACGGCTAAAATGGAGGCACTTCACCGCACGTATGACTTTTTTATCACACCTGCTGCAGCCTATACGGCCCCGGAAGTCGGTGAGCTGACCTATTCAGAGGACGAACAGACAGGTTGGCGTGCCAACATGGACAAGGCCGATAAAGCGGAGCAGCAGAACATCATTTGGGATCTCTTTTTGCCGAGCCTCACGTATACGCCATTTACACAGCTTGCTAATCTTACCGGTCAGCCGGCGATGTCCGTACCGGTACACCTCTCAAAAGATGGCTTGCCAATGGGCGTCCAGGTGATGGCGTCGAAAGGGAAAGAGGACATGCTGCTGAAGCTGGCCTATCAGATGGAGCAATCCGACATCTGGCACGGGATGACAGGTAATCCAATGTATAAACGCTGGAATTCCAGCCTATAA
- a CDS encoding phosphate ABC transporter ATP-binding protein encodes MTVDASAITLENVNYSTDDVHILKNITGKVIEGNITTVVGPSGAGKTTLFRLCNGLQSPDSGNITIQGKAIDNYEPVKLRRKVGIALQSATMISGSVRENLELPLKLRGETLSEERANELLSLVGLNDISMDKKTKDLSGGQQQKLSIARTLVNQPDILLLDEITSSLDSVSRQDIEELIRRINRDYGTTILWITHSLQQAMEIGDDTWVMMDGELAESGKSSFLKKPQNEQVKQFVRGEIE; translated from the coding sequence ATGACAGTTGATGCGAGTGCCATTACACTCGAAAATGTAAACTATTCCACTGACGATGTACATATTTTAAAAAACATTACAGGAAAAGTCATAGAAGGAAATATTACCACCGTTGTCGGTCCCTCGGGTGCAGGCAAGACAACCCTGTTCAGATTATGTAACGGCCTTCAATCCCCTGACTCCGGGAACATCACTATCCAGGGGAAAGCAATTGACAACTACGAACCCGTCAAATTGCGCCGAAAAGTCGGCATCGCGCTTCAGAGTGCCACCATGATCAGCGGGAGTGTGCGGGAAAATCTTGAGCTCCCGTTAAAACTGCGTGGAGAAACGTTATCAGAGGAACGTGCCAACGAACTGCTGAGCCTTGTCGGGTTAAACGATATATCTATGGATAAGAAAACAAAAGACCTATCAGGTGGTCAGCAGCAAAAATTGTCCATAGCCCGGACACTCGTGAATCAGCCGGACATTCTGTTGCTTGATGAGATCACTTCTTCATTAGACAGCGTATCCCGCCAAGACATTGAAGAACTGATCAGACGTATTAATCGTGACTATGGCACAACCATACTATGGATCACACACAGTCTGCAACAGGCCATGGAAATCGGCGACGATACGTGGGTTATGATGGATGGTGAACTCGCAGAATCAGGCAAAAGCAGTTTTCTGAAAAAACCGCAAAATGAGCAGGTAAAGCAATTTGTGCGAGGTGAAATCGAATGA
- a CDS encoding ABC transporter permease: MSFLALSISLLFVIIPLVLSKTLNLGLEKDTIIAAVRSIIQLLAVGYVLQFVFDSENMIYIILMIVLMIVAATHNAQRKGAAIRGIIWKLVATFIFVEVLTQAILLGLNITPATAQFIIPISGMVVGNSMVLAILFLNRFTSEIEDHQDETELILSLGGTPKQAIHSQLTKSIQASTIPTIESQKTIGLVQLPGMMSGQIIAGADPVQAVLFQLLILFLLLTTAVVTSIMLGYLSYPTLFNQRMQLVGGADQDEE; the protein is encoded by the coding sequence ATGAGTTTCCTGGCATTATCAATCTCACTTTTATTCGTTATCATTCCGCTTGTTCTATCTAAAACGCTTAACCTTGGACTTGAAAAAGACACCATTATTGCAGCTGTCCGGTCCATCATCCAGCTGCTTGCTGTCGGCTATGTCCTTCAGTTTGTCTTTGATTCGGAAAATATGATTTATATTATACTGATGATTGTGCTCATGATTGTGGCCGCAACACACAATGCACAACGAAAAGGTGCTGCCATCAGGGGAATAATCTGGAAACTTGTAGCAACATTTATTTTCGTTGAAGTTCTTACCCAAGCCATTTTGCTCGGGCTGAATATAACACCGGCCACAGCCCAATTCATTATCCCGATCAGCGGAATGGTCGTCGGCAATTCAATGGTGCTGGCTATTTTGTTCCTTAACCGTTTCACATCGGAAATCGAGGATCATCAGGATGAAACTGAACTGATTCTATCGCTCGGCGGGACACCGAAGCAGGCAATTCATTCACAACTCACTAAATCGATTCAGGCCAGCACAATCCCGACCATTGAAAGCCAAAAAACAATCGGTCTTGTTCAGCTTCCGGGCATGATGAGCGGTCAAATCATCGCAGGAGCAGACCCGGTCCAGGCAGTCCTCTTTCAATTGCTCATTCTTTTCCTTTTGCTGACAACCGCTGTCGTAACCAGCATTATGCTCGGATACCTGTCATATCCGACCTTATTTAACCAACGCATGCAGCTGGTGGGAGGCGCAGACCAAGATGAAGAGTAA
- a CDS encoding SDR family oxidoreductase — protein MDWNGKTVVITGASSGIGEATAERFVNEGANVVLAARRQERLEEIRKRLNEYEGNIAIKATDVTSRQEVENLIQYAIDEFNQVDVLFNNAGLMPLSYMKNKKVDEWERMVDVNVKGVLYGIGAVLPHMIERNEGHILTTSSVAGHEVFPSGAVYSGTKFAARVIMEGLAKEVKNTNIRTTSISPGVVDTELMETITDEDVLGKMSNRGSQFTPLHGTDIAEAVFYAVNQPQNVDINEVIVRPNNQ, from the coding sequence ATGGATTGGAACGGAAAAACAGTTGTTATTACCGGAGCAAGCAGCGGGATTGGTGAAGCAACCGCTGAACGGTTTGTTAATGAAGGTGCGAATGTCGTCCTGGCGGCAAGAAGACAGGAACGGCTGGAGGAAATCCGAAAGCGGCTAAATGAATACGAAGGCAATATTGCCATCAAAGCGACCGATGTGACATCCCGGCAGGAAGTGGAAAACTTGATTCAATATGCCATTGATGAATTCAATCAAGTTGACGTGCTGTTCAATAATGCCGGTCTCATGCCGCTCAGTTATATGAAAAATAAAAAGGTGGACGAATGGGAACGGATGGTTGATGTAAACGTAAAAGGTGTCCTCTATGGCATCGGAGCGGTTCTGCCGCATATGATTGAACGAAACGAAGGACACATTTTAACAACTTCCTCTGTTGCCGGCCATGAAGTTTTCCCTTCAGGTGCTGTCTACAGCGGTACGAAATTTGCCGCAAGAGTGATCATGGAAGGCCTTGCCAAGGAAGTGAAAAATACGAATATCCGCACAACGTCAATATCACCCGGTGTGGTTGACACAGAACTGATGGAAACCATTACTGATGAAGATGTACTCGGTAAAATGAGCAATCGCGGAAGTCAATTCACACCACTTCACGGAACAGACATTGCTGAAGCGGTTTTCTATGCAGTCAATCAGCCGCAGAACGTGGATATTAACGAAGTCATCGTCCGTCCGAATAATCAATAG